One genomic segment of Mycolicibacterium chubuense NBB4 includes these proteins:
- a CDS encoding SRPBCC family protein: MSDENKVTVERTIDAPADTVFDILSNPQRHPALDGSGFVRSVDHADRIQKVGDVFTMNMQGDHMGGEYKTDNHVTGYVKDKLLAWQTAPAGTEPPGWEWLWELEAQGPDATLVRHTYDWSKVTDKKLLEKVKFPLVTEDQLTDTLARLAAETS, from the coding sequence ATGAGCGACGAGAACAAGGTCACTGTCGAACGAACAATCGACGCACCTGCCGACACGGTCTTCGACATTCTGTCCAACCCGCAGCGCCATCCGGCGCTGGACGGCTCTGGGTTCGTCCGCAGCGTGGACCATGCCGACCGGATTCAGAAGGTGGGCGACGTCTTCACGATGAACATGCAGGGCGACCACATGGGCGGCGAGTACAAGACCGACAACCACGTGACCGGGTATGTCAAGGACAAGTTGCTCGCATGGCAGACTGCGCCCGCGGGCACCGAGCCTCCCGGTTGGGAATGGCTGTGGGAGTTGGAGGCCCAGGGACCCGACGCGACGTTGGTTCGACACACGTACGACTGGTCCAAGGTCACCGACAAGAAGCTGCTGGAGAAGGTGAAGTTCCCGCTGGTGACCGAGGACCAGCTCACCGACACGCTCGCTCGGTTGGCCGCCGAGACGTCGTGA
- a CDS encoding CocE/NonD family hydrolase yields MVVLTGCGAGGTGGTAAPGSDHGTWPASSGRGSCGVTEQADVPARMRDGTVLRADVYRPRTGRRVPVILMRTQYGKDGAQVEPSRYQSPDWFASHCYLVVVQDIRGQGRSGGVFSEFTNDQTDGYDSVEWAAGLPGSNGKVGMYGSSYVGATQWLAAVTAPPHLVTIVPANTASDYYDGWTYEGGEFRLGFVQPWAIGAIATTAAINRGDGQALALLKAAQADPTRWLDFRPFKDLPPLQPGNPAVAPWYFDWIRHSTRDDFWRQFSIRDRYSSVTVPVMHFEGWYDAFLAGGIENFAGMTAHGGTPEARRNQRLIIGPWDHISWGRATSEPAPLLKDIGPGADSPINEMMLAWYDHFLKGVDNGMSTGPRVDYFVMGANVWRSSTSWPLPQTRWTTYYLAGAGGIADRNGALQLTPPGDQPPDTFTYDPAYPAPSLGGHSCCGALSGPQGPYDQTPVEQRSDVLVYSSDPVSEDTEVTGPVTVDLWAQSSAPDTDFTAKLAVVHPDGAVVNLNDGIIRTAFRDSLSAPRPTVPNQPYRYRIAVWPTSYEFRRGDRIRVEVSSSDYPQFAPNPNTGAPFGQDAEVRPATQTILHDRAHPSAITLPVIPAAGRGSDTFPAPPHASE; encoded by the coding sequence ATGGTGGTGCTCACCGGCTGCGGCGCAGGCGGCACCGGCGGCACGGCGGCGCCGGGAAGCGATCACGGGACGTGGCCTGCGTCGAGCGGGCGGGGATCGTGCGGAGTGACCGAGCAGGCCGACGTCCCGGCACGTATGCGTGACGGCACGGTGCTACGCGCAGACGTTTACAGGCCGCGCACCGGCCGACGGGTTCCGGTCATCCTGATGCGGACGCAATACGGCAAGGACGGCGCTCAGGTGGAGCCGTCGCGGTATCAGTCGCCGGACTGGTTCGCCTCGCACTGTTATCTGGTCGTGGTCCAGGACATTCGCGGCCAGGGACGGTCCGGCGGTGTCTTCAGCGAATTCACCAATGATCAGACCGACGGATACGACTCCGTCGAATGGGCCGCTGGGCTGCCCGGATCCAACGGCAAGGTCGGCATGTACGGCTCGTCCTACGTGGGGGCGACGCAATGGCTGGCCGCGGTGACTGCTCCACCGCATCTGGTGACGATCGTGCCGGCCAACACCGCCTCCGATTACTACGACGGTTGGACGTACGAGGGCGGGGAGTTTCGCCTCGGATTCGTGCAGCCGTGGGCTATCGGAGCGATCGCAACCACCGCGGCGATCAACCGCGGAGACGGTCAGGCGCTGGCCTTGTTGAAGGCAGCACAGGCAGACCCCACCCGCTGGCTCGATTTCCGTCCCTTCAAAGACCTTCCGCCGCTGCAGCCCGGCAACCCGGCTGTCGCGCCGTGGTACTTCGACTGGATCCGGCACTCGACCCGCGACGATTTCTGGCGGCAGTTCAGCATCCGCGACAGGTACTCGTCGGTGACGGTTCCCGTGATGCACTTCGAGGGCTGGTACGACGCGTTCCTGGCCGGCGGCATCGAGAACTTCGCCGGCATGACCGCCCACGGGGGCACCCCTGAAGCGCGGCGAAACCAACGGCTCATCATCGGCCCCTGGGACCACATCAGTTGGGGGAGAGCAACATCGGAGCCGGCGCCGTTGCTCAAGGACATCGGCCCGGGCGCCGACAGCCCGATCAACGAGATGATGCTGGCGTGGTATGACCACTTCCTCAAGGGCGTGGACAACGGAATGTCCACCGGGCCCCGTGTCGATTATTTCGTCATGGGCGCCAATGTCTGGCGGTCATCGACGAGTTGGCCACTGCCGCAGACTCGTTGGACGACGTACTACCTGGCGGGCGCCGGCGGCATCGCCGACCGCAACGGGGCGCTGCAATTGACCCCACCGGGTGATCAGCCTCCTGACACCTTCACGTACGACCCCGCGTACCCGGCGCCGAGCCTGGGCGGGCACTCCTGCTGCGGTGCCCTGTCCGGACCGCAGGGGCCCTACGATCAGACCCCGGTCGAACAGCGCTCCGACGTGCTGGTCTACAGCAGCGATCCGGTGTCGGAGGACACCGAGGTGACGGGACCGGTCACCGTCGATCTGTGGGCGCAGTCCTCGGCACCGGACACCGACTTCACCGCAAAGCTGGCCGTTGTCCATCCCGACGGTGCGGTCGTGAACCTGAACGACGGCATCATCCGAACGGCCTTCCGCGACTCACTGTCCGCCCCGCGACCGACCGTTCCGAATCAGCCTTACCGCTACCGCATCGCCGTCTGGCCGACGAGCTACGAGTTCCGCCGAGGCGACCGCATCCGGGTGGAGGTATCCAGCAGCGACTATCCGCAGTTCGCGCCCAACCCGAACACCGGGGCCCCGTTCGGCCAGGATGCGGAGGTCCGTCCCGCGACGCAGACGATCCTGCACGACCGGGCCCACCCGTCGGCGATCACGCTGCCGGTGATTCCTGCCGCAGGGCGGGGGAGTGACACCTTCCCGGCACCGCCGCACGCCTCCGAGTGA
- a CDS encoding NAD(P)-dependent oxidoreductase, with amino-acid sequence MGEAQNDAMRVTVLGTGAMGAGMAKSLLREGFDVTVWNRTVARSEPLADDGAMVALDPVAAVAEADVVLAMLFDAAATLDVMASALPHMQADAVFVQCATVGVEGAAQTASAAAEHGVHFLDCPVLGTKAPAEQGKLVMLASGDPALRERVQPAFDAVGTKTIWVGAEPGLGSRLKLACNAWIASIAAAAGQSLALARSLGVDQQLVLDALDGSAANSQYLQMKGAAIIEDSYAPQFSVDGVRKDAGLIRDALTKSGVSTALIDGVRSAFDAASSAGHGDDDMAAVYFGF; translated from the coding sequence ATGGGCGAGGCGCAGAATGACGCCATGCGGGTCACGGTTCTGGGCACGGGCGCCATGGGCGCTGGTATGGCGAAGTCGCTACTGCGCGAAGGGTTCGACGTCACGGTATGGAACCGCACCGTCGCGCGGTCAGAGCCGCTGGCCGACGACGGGGCGATGGTGGCGCTCGACCCGGTCGCAGCCGTCGCTGAGGCCGACGTGGTGCTGGCCATGCTCTTCGATGCAGCGGCGACACTCGACGTGATGGCCTCGGCGCTTCCGCACATGCAGGCGGATGCCGTCTTCGTCCAGTGCGCGACCGTCGGCGTCGAGGGAGCCGCGCAGACCGCGTCGGCAGCAGCCGAGCACGGCGTGCACTTCCTCGACTGCCCGGTGCTCGGTACCAAGGCACCCGCCGAGCAGGGCAAGCTCGTGATGCTGGCATCCGGCGATCCCGCGCTGCGTGAACGCGTGCAACCGGCGTTCGACGCAGTGGGCACCAAGACCATCTGGGTCGGCGCCGAACCAGGCCTCGGCTCGAGACTCAAACTGGCATGCAATGCGTGGATCGCTTCCATCGCCGCGGCCGCCGGACAGTCGCTGGCCCTCGCCCGGAGTCTCGGCGTCGATCAGCAACTCGTGCTGGACGCGCTGGACGGATCGGCCGCGAACTCACAGTATCTACAGATGAAGGGCGCGGCGATCATCGAAGACTCCTACGCCCCGCAGTTCAGCGTCGACGGAGTCCGCAAGGACGCCGGCCTCATTCGCGATGCGCTGACGAAATCCGGTGTGTCGACGGCCCTGATCGACGGCGTTCGGTCAGCTTTCGACGCGGCCAGCAGTGCCGGCCATGGAGACGACGATATGGCCGCGGTCTACTTCGGGTTCTGA
- a CDS encoding acyl--CoA ligase family protein, which produces MAEFTFAPLTPVHFLDRARRAFPHRLAVVDEDVRLTYAEFASRCDRLVSALARSGIQPGDRVAALCANSHIMLELHQAVPARGAALVSINVRLAVEEMHYILEHSGARLLVATSEFASQAREISARTGVPAVVAGDATGDYESWLPDVASTADRVDVGERDLLAINYTSGTTGRPKGVMYHHRGAYLQAVAMAFHADLGPASNYLWTLPMFHCNGWCFTWAVTAAGGTHVCLRRIDPSVIWRQLREADVTHLSAAPTVLAMIAEDPAAGQLPRRVHVDTGGAPPSPALLERLDPLGFDVTHLYGLTETYGPVAVNVWQPEWDRLDPTEAARLRARQGIGNIIARPLRVLDTSGVDVAPDGQTIGEIAVSGNNVMLGYYRDERATAAVTRSGCFLTGDLGVMHSDGYVEIRDRAKDVIISGGENIASVELERALDTHPEVLESAVVGVPHPHWGEVPVAFVTRRTSATVTEVELTTYLRERVAAFKVPKAIAFADLPKTSTGKIQKNVLREGAAAHFSPAEGLDDPPSAPDRTERA; this is translated from the coding sequence ATGGCCGAGTTCACGTTCGCGCCGCTGACTCCAGTCCACTTCCTGGACCGGGCGCGGCGCGCTTTTCCCCACCGTTTGGCCGTGGTCGACGAAGACGTTCGGCTCACCTACGCGGAGTTCGCGTCTCGGTGTGACCGGCTCGTCTCCGCCCTGGCGCGATCGGGTATCCAGCCTGGTGATCGCGTGGCCGCACTGTGTGCGAACAGCCACATCATGTTGGAGCTGCACCAGGCTGTGCCCGCGCGCGGTGCAGCGTTGGTCTCGATCAACGTGCGTCTGGCCGTCGAGGAGATGCACTACATCCTCGAGCACTCGGGGGCCCGGCTCCTGGTGGCCACGAGCGAATTCGCTTCGCAGGCAAGGGAAATCTCCGCGCGAACAGGCGTCCCGGCAGTAGTGGCCGGTGACGCGACCGGCGACTACGAATCCTGGTTGCCCGATGTTGCGTCGACGGCGGATCGTGTCGACGTCGGTGAACGCGACCTTCTCGCCATCAACTACACGTCGGGCACCACCGGGCGGCCCAAGGGCGTGATGTATCACCACCGGGGCGCCTATCTGCAAGCAGTGGCAATGGCCTTCCACGCCGACCTGGGGCCCGCATCCAACTATCTGTGGACGTTGCCGATGTTCCACTGCAACGGATGGTGCTTCACCTGGGCGGTGACTGCGGCCGGCGGTACGCACGTGTGCTTGCGCCGAATCGACCCGAGTGTGATCTGGCGGCAGTTGCGCGAGGCCGATGTCACCCACCTCAGTGCCGCGCCGACGGTTCTCGCGATGATCGCGGAGGATCCCGCCGCGGGGCAGTTACCCCGCCGTGTCCACGTCGATACCGGCGGTGCGCCACCGTCACCGGCGTTGCTGGAGCGCCTCGATCCACTCGGCTTCGACGTCACACACCTGTACGGGTTGACCGAGACATACGGTCCCGTAGCGGTCAATGTGTGGCAGCCGGAGTGGGACCGGCTTGATCCGACGGAGGCCGCGCGACTGCGGGCCCGGCAGGGGATCGGCAACATCATCGCGCGGCCACTGCGTGTGCTGGACACCTCAGGTGTGGATGTAGCGCCCGACGGCCAGACGATCGGCGAGATCGCGGTCAGCGGCAACAACGTGATGCTGGGCTATTACAGGGACGAACGAGCGACGGCTGCGGTGACGCGCAGCGGATGTTTTCTGACCGGTGATCTGGGAGTGATGCACTCAGACGGCTACGTCGAGATCCGCGACCGCGCCAAGGACGTGATCATCTCCGGCGGGGAGAACATCGCCTCCGTCGAGCTCGAACGGGCCCTCGACACTCACCCCGAGGTCCTGGAGTCAGCCGTCGTGGGCGTACCGCATCCCCACTGGGGTGAGGTACCGGTCGCATTCGTCACCCGTCGGACAAGCGCGACGGTCACCGAGGTGGAACTGACCACCTACCTGCGTGAGCGGGTGGCGGCCTTCAAGGTTCCCAAGGCGATCGCTTTCGCCGATCTCCCCAAGACGTCCACCGGCAAAATCCAGAAGAATGTGCTGCGCGAGGGGGCGGCGGCGCATTTCTCTCCAGCGGAGGGACTCGACGACCCGCCCTCGGCGCCGGACCGCACCGAGCGGGCGTGA
- the thiD gene encoding bifunctional hydroxymethylpyrimidine kinase/phosphomethylpyrimidine kinase, which yields MADTTTSLPLTAQGQTPRRVMTIAGSDSGGSAGLQADMRTFAMLGVHGSAAVTAVTVQNSLGVKAFHEVPVDVVAGQISAVASDIGIEAAKTGMLASTAIIRTIVATWSAEGLDGIVPLVVDPVCASNAGEPLLHASALDAMRDELIPMATLVTPNLDEVRLLVGVDVVDADSQRDAARALHALGPRWALIKGGHLRTSRISSDLLFDGSEFHEFGAARVDTRHDHGAGDTLAAAITAALAHGYSVPDAVAFGKRWVTECIRAAYPIGHGLGTVNGFTSLYR from the coding sequence ATGGCCGACACGACGACGAGCTTGCCGCTGACCGCGCAGGGACAGACCCCGCGCCGCGTCATGACGATCGCGGGCTCCGATTCGGGTGGCAGTGCCGGTCTGCAGGCCGATATGCGCACGTTCGCGATGCTGGGGGTGCACGGGTCCGCTGCGGTGACGGCCGTGACGGTCCAGAACTCGTTGGGCGTCAAGGCATTCCATGAGGTTCCGGTCGACGTCGTCGCCGGGCAGATCAGCGCGGTCGCCTCCGACATCGGGATCGAGGCGGCCAAGACCGGCATGTTGGCCTCCACCGCGATCATCAGGACCATCGTGGCTACCTGGTCGGCCGAGGGGCTCGACGGCATTGTTCCCCTTGTCGTCGATCCGGTATGCGCCTCCAATGCGGGCGAGCCGCTTCTGCACGCCAGTGCCCTCGACGCCATGCGCGACGAACTGATCCCGATGGCCACACTGGTGACGCCCAATCTCGATGAAGTGCGGCTGCTCGTCGGCGTCGACGTCGTCGATGCCGACTCCCAGCGCGACGCCGCCAGGGCACTGCACGCGCTGGGACCCCGGTGGGCGTTGATCAAGGGTGGCCATCTGCGCACCTCCCGGATCAGCTCCGACCTTCTGTTCGACGGATCGGAGTTCCATGAGTTCGGGGCGGCGCGGGTGGACACCAGGCACGACCACGGCGCCGGCGACACGCTGGCCGCGGCGATCACCGCCGCGCTGGCACACGGCTATTCGGTTCCCGACGCGGTGGCGTTCGGCAAGCGCTGGGTGACCGAGTGCATCCGCGCCGCCTACCCGATCGGCCACGGACTCGGGACGGTCAACGGGTTCACCAGCCTCTACCGGTGA
- a CDS encoding S1C family serine protease: protein MVNLPPYPANLPGQGHVWAGGDSQLASNPLYANHSQPAYDAQNGRPRRPHRDVHRRTPRGLVVAGAAALAIAGGGIGAATAVAVADHDRPAPPPPAAAHVQSLKPVAESAPGSVEQVAAKVMPSVVKLQITTGQSVAEGSGIVLSPDGLILTNNHVVAPAVQSDNAGAQPAAFDGTDTTSSVTFSDGRTAPFTVVGTDPTGDLAVVRAQGVTGLTPITIGSSKDVKIGQEVVAIGSPLGLQGTVTRGIISALNRPVAAGDGAGNSPVVLDALQTDAAINPGNSGGPLVDMNGALIGVNSAGASLGSGSGSGGGSIGLGFAIPSDQAKRIADELISTGTASHGSLGVQLSTGRDQGAGAAVAGVAAGSPAARAGLSGGAVITKFGDQVIDGPEALAAAVRSKVPGDQVSMTYRDDSGATRTTQVTLGAA from the coding sequence ATGGTGAACCTGCCCCCATACCCCGCGAACCTACCGGGGCAAGGCCACGTGTGGGCAGGCGGAGACTCGCAGCTTGCATCGAATCCCCTGTACGCCAACCACTCACAGCCGGCCTACGACGCGCAGAACGGCAGGCCGCGCAGGCCGCACCGTGACGTGCACCGGCGCACGCCTCGCGGGCTGGTCGTCGCGGGGGCGGCGGCGCTCGCCATCGCCGGCGGCGGCATCGGTGCCGCGACAGCAGTAGCTGTGGCAGACCATGACCGTCCAGCGCCTCCGCCGCCGGCCGCAGCCCACGTTCAGTCGTTGAAGCCGGTCGCCGAATCAGCCCCGGGTTCGGTCGAGCAAGTGGCCGCCAAAGTCATGCCCAGTGTCGTCAAACTGCAGATCACCACGGGCCAGAGCGTTGCCGAGGGCTCGGGAATCGTGTTGAGCCCCGACGGGCTCATCCTCACCAACAACCATGTCGTCGCGCCGGCGGTCCAGAGCGACAACGCGGGAGCACAGCCCGCGGCTTTCGACGGCACGGACACGACCTCGTCCGTCACGTTCTCCGACGGGCGGACCGCGCCGTTCACCGTCGTGGGCACCGACCCCACCGGCGATCTGGCCGTCGTGCGCGCCCAGGGCGTCACCGGACTGACACCGATCACCATCGGCTCCTCGAAGGACGTCAAGATCGGCCAGGAGGTCGTCGCCATCGGCTCTCCCCTCGGCTTGCAGGGCACCGTCACCCGGGGCATCATCAGCGCACTGAATCGCCCGGTGGCGGCCGGAGACGGCGCGGGCAACTCCCCCGTCGTGCTCGACGCGCTGCAAACGGATGCCGCGATCAACCCCGGCAACTCCGGTGGTCCCCTCGTCGACATGAACGGCGCACTGATCGGCGTCAACTCCGCCGGGGCCAGTCTGGGGTCCGGGTCCGGCTCCGGCGGGGGCTCGATCGGACTGGGCTTCGCGATCCCCTCGGATCAGGCCAAGCGCATCGCCGACGAGTTGATCTCCACCGGCACGGCCAGCCACGGTTCGCTCGGGGTGCAACTGAGCACTGGTCGCGACCAGGGTGCGGGCGCTGCGGTCGCCGGTGTCGCGGCCGGAAGTCCCGCCGCTCGAGCCGGGTTGTCCGGCGGTGCGGTGATCACCAAGTTCGGTGATCAGGTCATCGACGGGCCGGAGGCGCTCGCGGCGGCGGTCCGGTCCAAGGTCCCGGGTGACCAGGTGTCGATGACCTATCGCGACGACTCGGGCGCGACGCGGACCACGCAGGTCACCCTCGGCGCCGCGTAG
- a CDS encoding dihydrofolate reductase family protein — protein sequence MGRLIYGFNVSVDGYIADAHGNIDWSEPSEELHQYWNDFERETALAFYGRRLYELMSAYWPTADQAPDATPLIVDFAHVWRQMPKVVFSRSLDSVDWNARLERGDPVEVVRRLKAETEGRLEVAGATLAAPIVQAGLVDEYRIVIAPAAVGGGTPFFPALPSWISLQLVENRTFPGGTVLLRYEAKHD from the coding sequence ATGGGCAGACTCATTTATGGCTTCAACGTGTCGGTGGACGGGTACATCGCCGACGCACACGGGAACATCGACTGGTCCGAGCCGAGTGAAGAACTCCACCAGTACTGGAACGACTTCGAGCGGGAGACAGCCCTGGCGTTCTACGGGCGGCGGCTCTACGAGCTGATGTCTGCGTACTGGCCGACAGCTGACCAGGCGCCCGACGCCACCCCGCTGATCGTCGACTTCGCCCACGTCTGGCGCCAGATGCCCAAGGTCGTGTTCTCCCGCTCTCTGGATTCCGTCGACTGGAACGCCCGATTGGAACGCGGCGACCCGGTCGAGGTGGTGCGGAGGCTGAAAGCCGAAACCGAGGGCAGGCTGGAGGTGGCCGGCGCGACGCTGGCGGCACCGATCGTGCAGGCCGGACTGGTCGATGAGTACCGGATTGTGATTGCACCCGCGGCCGTAGGCGGCGGAACCCCGTTCTTCCCCGCACTGCCGTCATGGATCTCGCTGCAGCTGGTGGAGAACCGCACATTCCCCGGCGGTACGGTCCTCCTTCGCTACGAGGCGAAACACGACTGA
- a CDS encoding DUF4344 domain-containing metallopeptidase codes for MFDSRAAAALAVAVLAAGCGAAGSGERAVSPTSAAPPPARAKPSRRAQKVSPPASGAESGRMVATYEGASSPEAVEGRTLMQNAHLLDTLATHANDLLTFPFDVPLLGSQCDVDNAFWDPSDKKVTICYEDAEHSLRIFKDADDTDPAKSAVNAEIATFYHELGHATIDIYDLPATGREEDVADQLAAYMLLEPDENGEIDPENVRAAKDYARMFRAYAAERGEVGDDAFADEHPLNQARMYNFECWIYGSDPRANADIVADGLLPKRRAEGCEAEYNRLAQAWSALLAPHLK; via the coding sequence TTGTTTGACTCACGTGCCGCCGCGGCGCTGGCGGTCGCTGTGCTCGCCGCGGGGTGTGGCGCAGCCGGCAGTGGTGAGCGAGCAGTGAGTCCGACTTCAGCGGCGCCTCCCCCGGCACGAGCGAAACCGAGCAGGCGGGCGCAGAAGGTCTCACCACCGGCCTCAGGTGCAGAGTCGGGGCGCATGGTCGCCACCTACGAGGGCGCCAGTTCACCTGAAGCAGTAGAGGGGCGCACGCTGATGCAGAACGCGCATCTGCTGGACACCCTCGCCACACATGCCAACGACCTGCTGACGTTTCCCTTCGACGTGCCGTTGCTGGGCTCGCAGTGCGACGTGGACAACGCCTTCTGGGATCCCTCGGACAAGAAGGTGACGATCTGCTACGAGGATGCCGAGCACAGCCTGCGCATCTTCAAGGACGCTGACGATACCGATCCTGCTAAGTCGGCTGTCAACGCCGAGATCGCCACGTTCTATCACGAACTCGGCCACGCCACGATCGACATCTACGATCTCCCGGCCACCGGCCGCGAAGAAGATGTCGCCGACCAGCTTGCCGCTTACATGCTCCTTGAGCCCGACGAGAATGGAGAGATCGACCCCGAAAACGTCCGGGCTGCAAAGGATTACGCCCGCATGTTCAGGGCGTATGCCGCCGAGCGTGGAGAGGTTGGCGACGACGCGTTCGCCGACGAGCACCCGCTGAATCAGGCCCGCATGTACAACTTCGAATGCTGGATCTACGGCTCGGACCCGAGAGCTAACGCCGACATCGTCGCCGACGGACTTCTTCCCAAACGCAGGGCCGAGGGTTGCGAGGCCGAGTACAACAGACTTGCTCAAGCATGGTCTGCGTTGCTGGCGCCCCACCTCAAATAA
- a CDS encoding DUF3024 domain-containing protein, whose product MTLPDLEVERVQRCCVAGVLDEARHKVRVQCDIAARHLTITERGPPWREDLGPDWTNFPIARLRYTTATKTWTLYWRDRNQRFHRYYLLKPSSHIQDLLTEIHNDPTGIFWG is encoded by the coding sequence ATGACACTGCCTGACCTCGAGGTCGAACGCGTTCAACGTTGTTGCGTCGCAGGAGTTCTCGATGAAGCGCGCCACAAAGTACGCGTTCAATGCGACATTGCCGCCAGACATCTGACCATCACCGAGCGCGGCCCGCCCTGGCGTGAAGACCTCGGCCCGGACTGGACCAACTTCCCAATCGCTCGCTTGCGCTACACCACCGCCACCAAGACCTGGACGCTCTACTGGCGTGACCGTAACCAACGATTCCACCGCTACTACCTACTCAAGCCCTCGTCGCACATCCAGGACCTGCTCACCGAGATTCACAACGACCCTACTGGCATCTTCTGGGGCTAA